The Chamaesiphon minutus PCC 6605 DNA window TTTCTGTGAATAAAGCTTTTTGAAATAAATGTAATCGATCGACCCACAAACCGCTGTGTATTTTGATTCATTCAGCGGCTGCCATTATTTTCTCACCAGTTCATTAAGCCAAGGAGGCGGCCATAGTAGCCAGACTACCAATAATATAATTAACCTACTTTTGTTTAGAATCCTCCTTTAGGGGGAGGTTAGCGATTTACTTCTAGATAAATAAAGAAAGTAGATCGCAGTATCTACTTAACATAAAATAGCTCCCCGCCCTCTTTAAAAAGGTGGGGAGCTATTTTTCTAATAATTCTGGCGGGATCTGACTAGGGAGCTAGCGCATTACCTCTGAGCAAACTACCGATCGTTTTAGCGGTAATTTTCATCTGAGTAATTGGATTAGCAGGGACTACAGTTTTGTAGAGATAGCTATCGAAGGTAAGCTTCTGCACGTCGAGATCGCTGCACATTTCGACAAACGCTTCGCGAGTAGCATCGGAGCGGTAGAATACCCGTTGAAGAATATCCAACACCGTGTAAGTCAAGCCATAAGCTTTGTCCCACTGCTTGATATATGCTTTGAGATCGGCTTCGGTGGGGATTTTTGCGCCGCGCTCGGAACGCTCGACGATAACTTCTGCACACATCCGTCCGGATTTGGCCGCGAAATAAATACCTTCACCCGAAGATTTGGTCACATAACCAGCCGCGTCGCCTACTAGCGTACAACGACCGACCACCCGACGGGGGCGTGGATGTTCGGGGATGGGGTGAGCTTCTACTTTAATAATAGTGCCGCCTTCTAGCTTCTTGGCCGCCCGTTTGCGGATTCCGGCTTGTAATTGCTTAATTGAGGCTTTGTGTACCTTCATCGTCCCGGTACCGACCGCTACGTGGTCGTATTTAGGGAAGACCCAAGCGTAGAAGTCTGTAGAGACATCATCGCCGACATACATCTCAGCTAGGCTGTGGTAGTAAGCCATCTTGTCTTCAGGCAGTCTGATCCGCTCTTGGAAAGCGATCGCGTAGTTGTAATCGCCTGCATCCATGGCTTTAGCAACGCGAGAGTTGGCTCCATCGGCACCGATGACGAGATCGACTTTGAGAGTTTTGGCTTCACCTTCGAGGCTACCATTGGAATGATCCGCATAGTGGATGACGTAGGGATCGGTCGTGTTCAGCCCTGGCATTTCCAACTTATGGACGGTACCGTTAATCAGCTTGGCACCCAATTTTGCCGCCCGATCGCGTAAAAATCCGTCTAATACTTCCCGCCGACACATGCCGATATATTCACCCGCCTTGAGCGTTTGACCGATATCCACTTCGATATTGGAAGGCGAAATCATCTTCATCTGCCGCACTTGGCGATCGATAATCTCTGGTGGTAAGTCAAATTCACTCACCATGCATAGAGGTATCGCTCCACCACAAGGCTTGGCGTTATCTAATTTGCGTTCAAATAAATAAGTTTCAATTCCAGCTTTAGCTAACACTTCAGCGGCGCAAGAACCCGCTGGCCCAGAACCGACAACAGCAACCCGTAGTACCACAGCTATACTCTCTTCATGACTTGTGCTTACAATGATGGATGTTAGCACGGACTCTCAGCCCGATCGCCGCCAACCCCATCCAGTCTGTCAGAATTGAAATATTCCTTTATATAAAGACATACTCTGACAAGATAGGTAATGGTTAGATGAGTGGATGGGTAGATATGCCGATCGCCTAATCCTGTCAATCCTTAAATCCCGATGTAGGAGGCTGTTTTCGCACAATGTTAGTATCGATCTTATTCGATTGGTGGTTCGAGGATGTCGCCAATTTCAGCCATAGCGAACAAAAAGCATAGGTTTAAATCCGTGCTGTAACTACCACTTACGACTCAAGTACTAAATGACCTGTGAATTCGACCATTTATTTATTTGTACCGATCTGGGGGCTAGTGTTGCCGCTCGATTGGTCGCATTGGGATTGGTGGAAGGATCGGCAAATACCCATCCAGGGCAAGGGACAGCCAATCGACGATTCTTTTTTGACAATGCCATGTTGGAATTGTTGTGGGTGGACAATGAGGCGGCGGCGTATTCTCCACCAATTGCGCGGACTCGGCTGTGGGAGCGATGGCTGAACCGAACCAATGGTGCGTGCCCATTTGGTATTTGTCTGCGTCCAGTGCCAAGTGAGGAGGGTTCGGTCGCATTTTCGAGTTGGGCATATCATCCACCTTATTTACCTACAACTGTGGCGATTGCGGTAGGGACAAACAGCGAGAACTTAACCGAACCGATGCTGTTCCAAATTTCCTTCGGGCAACGTCCAGATGGCTACATAGCGCAAAAGGCACAGCCGTTGAATCATCCCCTGGGCATCCGCGAAATTACACGAGTAGAATTAGTCACTCCCTATGCAGATCGTCTTTCCCCAGAATTACAAACACTCGTCGAGACCGATCGAATCGAGCTACGATCGGGTACGGAATATATCATCGAGCTGGGATTTGATGGTGAAGGGAAGGGACAACAGCTAGATCTACGATCGGAATTGCCACTGATTTTGAGTTGGTAGTCTCAGAGCTTGTCTCAAAACAGAGTTACTAGTGAATAGTGGATAGTGGATAGTGGATAGTGGATAGTGAATAGTGATTCTAAGCTGTTTTTAGATACTGCTGCAAGGTGTAAGTAGTTAGATAATGAACGATCTGGTGGATAATTAAATCTCTGCCATCGAGCGTTTCGATAATATTTAGATTGTGGAACGATAATCCGTCCGTTGATATGAAAGCCCCCCTGGAATCGACAGCTCCATTGACAGCATTAGCACCGATGCAGGATGTGACAGATGTCTGCTTTATGAATGCGATCGCTGCCTATGGCTGTCCCGACTACTTTTTTACCGAATATTTTCGGGTACATCCCGACTCTAGCGTCGATAAATATATTCTCAGATCGATTACCGAAAATACCACAGGTCGTCCGGTATTCGCGCAGATACTTGGCGAACATATTCCCGATCTCGTCAGGATCGCGCGGTTGCTGATGCAGTACCCAATTGCTGGGATCGATCTCAATATGGGTTGTCCCGCACCGCGAGTTTATCGCAAGAATGTTGGCGGCGGACTGCTTAAAGATCCCGATAAGATCGATCGAATATTAGGCGAATTGCGCGCGGCTGTAGATGGCAAATTAACCGTCAAAATGCGGATTGGCTTTGAAGATACCAGCCAATTCGATCGAGTACTAGATTTAATCGATCGACACGATATCGACCTCCTGAGTTTGCACGGTCGGACAGTCAAACAAATGTATCATGGCAGTGTCGATTACGATCTCATCGCCCATGCGGTGAAACGATTGCGTTGTCCGGTATTTGCTAATGGGAATGTCAGTTCGGCAGCGTCCGCAATGGCGGTGCTGTCTCAAACCCAAGCAGCAGGAGTAACGATCGGACGCGCCGCGATCCGCAATCCCTGGATTTTTAGACAGATTCGTGAGGCGGTGGCGGGAAAGGAGATTTCGATCGTCACACTAGCTCAGGTACGAGAGTATATCGATCGATTGCATCAGATGCAACTCGATAAATCTGTACCCGAAAAATCGCGCGTCAGCCATCTCAAAATGTATCTCAATTTCATCGGGCAAAGCGTCGATGCGGCAGGTGTCTTCCTTAGAGATATGCGGAAAGCGCAGACAGAAGCCGAACTATTCGGTGTCTGCGATCGAGAATTACTCGATCGAGCTGGTGGTATATTTGCGCCAGAACCGTATGTAGGATTAATCGCTCGTCCTAGTTGCGAAGCTTAGATTAATTGATAATTGATAATTGATTTGTTATGGTAAGCTGTCCGATATCTATTTGGTGAGACGCTATTCACGATGAAACCGTCTATCGACACGTCTTTTCTTCGAGCGTCTACAACGCAATTTTATCGACTAAATCACATATTCAATTCTACTTCTACCTTCTGCCCTCTGCCCTCTGCCTTCTGCCTTCTATTAACTAGATGAAATTAATCTTGACTGCTGTAGACGAATCATTAGCCGAAGCTTGGACTAAATTTTGCGGCGATCTGGATTTTGTGACTGTCCATCATGGCTCGATTCTTGATGTTGATTGCGATGCGGTGGTCAGTCCAGCTAATAGTTATGGCTTCATGGATGGGGGCATCGATGGAGTGTATATGTGGCACTTTGGCGACGATATTCAAATCCGCGTCCGTCGCCAAATTTTCGATCGTCATCATGGCGAAATTTTAGTCGGACAAGCAGACGTTGTGGCTACTGAAAATGTCAGAATTCCTTATCTAATTTTTGCACCGACGATGCGCGTACCGATGAATCTTCAAGATACCGTCAATCCTTATTTGGCAGCGCGGGCAATTTTTTTGTTAGTCAAAGATGGTGTATTTAAATCGGGCGAATATACAGGCCAAAAAATCTCATCACGGATTGAAACGATCGCTCTACCAGGATTAGGTACCGGAGTTGGCAACGTGTGTTTCGAGACTTGCGCGCGTCAAGTGCGATCGGCGATCGATGACATTATTTTAGAAGGATATCGGATGCCAAAATCGTGGGCAGAAGCATCGGAACGACACCAACTTTTGTATACCAAAGATCCTACCAGACTTCAGTATTAATCGAATCAAATGAGTCATGAATTATTATTGCTCGATTATATTAAAGCTCACTGGCGACAGCATCAACCCGCACAACTCGATCGAGGCGTTTGGATCGCACTTGATGAGGAATTGACAGCAGAAACCGATGATGCCGATATACCAGTAGTTAAAGCTTAGTTTATGACCGATCTTTCGATCGTTCGATGCGCTTTGATTTCATTCAAAATATTTGCCGAAAATAGACTTCGAGTTGGGGCTATGTCTTCATCGACTGCGCAGTTGCTATAATTACGGAATTTAAGAGCGACCCTTTGTAGTTAATTAGATCGAAGTAGAGATCGCTAACACAAATATTGTGAAATGCCGAACGACGATCGATGGTTTTTTGTTTGATTTTAACTCAAGCTCATACCAATGAAAAATTTAAATTCGATCGCGATCGCGATTATAGTTATCATCTTACTTTCAGCTTGCCAAACAAATGCAGATCGAAATCGATCGACACCTACAACTTTTCTAGAATGGTGCGAACGCAAAAATGAATTCTCTGCTGACATTCAACGAACGCTCGAATCAGTCATAATTGACGTTCGGAATAGAAATTGGTTTCGGATATCCAGTGACTGTAAAATTGTCAGCGATAAACTGGCATCACAAAAGAAACTCAGTATCGATGGTCGTAAAATCTCCGATCTCAGACCATTAGCTAGCCTCACCAATCTCACTAGTTTATCGCTCAGATTCAATGACGAACTTGCCGATCTTCAGCCATTGTCAAGTCTGAAGAATCTTGAAGAGCTTTATTTAGATGACAATAAAATCGTCGATGTTCGGCCATTAGCCAACCTTCCTAAATTGAAGAATCTCAGCCTGACTAAGGGTGTTTATAGCAAAGAAGTTATCGATATTCGACCGCTGGCTAATCTTGTCAATCTGAGAAATTTGAATTTATACAATAACCAAATGACCAGTCTCCAAGATCTCAGCAATCTAGTAAACTTGCAAACTCTCGGCGTGTCGGCTAGCAAAGTCTCTGACTTGACTCCATTATCAAAACTTAGAAACCTCCAAGTGCTCGTTTTACCAGGCAATAAAATTAGGGACATCACACCATTAGCCAAGCTCACCAAGCTTAAAAAAATCGATCTACTCAACAATCAAGTTACTAATATCCAGAGCCTATCCAAGCTCAAATCGCTAACTTCCCTCCGTTTATACGGAAATCCTTTAACCGATCGTCGTTGTCCGCTAGCCAAAGCGGATATGTGTGAAATTTAAAAGACTTAGAGCAACTAGGTGGAATTAGAGATCGTTACCTTGTAGTTTATATAGGTTAAAAACAGTGTGCGAGTGCCACTCCTAAACTGTTTTTAATATCTATGTACAATTGTCTCATCACTTAGGGAACCCTAACAATAGAGATCGATAATAGTACCGATCGTCGCAATTCCTCCATTAATTCACATCTCGTTGGCGCAGCCTCGACCTTGGAGAATCGGGCTGCCAGGAACTAGTCATGACCAAACAAGAAGATGAACCCAGAGATCTACAACCACGGAAAATTAACCGGAATGTAGTTTACATAAGTTTAGCGATCGCTGCCTTTTTCGCACTTCCAGTTGCCATTTTCATCGCCGCTAATGGAGATATGACGGAGGAAGAAGCTAACGAACCGATCGATCTCGTGTTCTACCAAACCACCGAACAGTGCGAAGCTGACACTAAAAAGCAGCAAGATGAATATGCAGCGTCGCTCAAAAAATATCAAGCTGAAAAAGATCGACCCGGACAAATAACGCCGCCGCCCACCGCGCCGATGCTCCAGACCAAAGACTGCGCCGCCCAAATGCAAGCAGCCCAAGAAGCGCACAACAAGACTGCGCCTGTTTATGCTTCGCTTGCCGATTGCCAAGCCGAAGGCGTCAAATGCGAAACGACTCCCGCTGGCGCGCCGACTGCTGGATATCAACCCAGCTATGGCGGTACCTATATCGACCCTTACAGCTCTAATTATACTGTCATCAATACTGGTAACACTCACCATCGAGTCTACGAAACTCATACTGTTTATCAGAGTAATACTCCCGGTCGGCTTGTCACCTCTTACGGTCGCGAGATCGCCCAAACAGCTACAGGTAGGGTCACAGCTCCCCGACACACTAGCTTTACCGCGCCCACCCGTCCGGCTGGAGTATCTGGTGCTGGTACGATTAGAGGGCGCAGTTCTCAAGGCTTTGGTTCCTCATTCAAGAGTACGGGTAGAGGAGGCAAGTAAATCTAAATGAGAGCGATAAAAATAGTGCGTCGTCCTAATTGGCAGCAGCATATCCAAGAGAATGCCTACCAAGTTGATGCTTTAAGCGATGTCCATCAAAAATACTGGGTTGAAGCTCTCCCCCAACCCTTCGCCATCGAATTCGATTGTCAGGAGGAAACGGCAATCGCTGAAGCCACTGAGCTTCTGTGGGCAATGTGTGTCGAATTTCTCGATTGGTTTTTTACCGAGCTAAATGCAGGTGATGTCGATCGACGCTTGACGGCACTCCAGATTCGACCGGAATATTGGCAAGCCATTAAAAATAGCTGGGAGCGCACCGAGCCAGTCGAGGACTTATCGCTCGGCGCGCGCTTCGATCTGGCTGTCACTACCGATGGACAGATTAAACTCCTCGAAATCAATGGCGAAACCCCGCTCCTCGGTGCGGAAACAGTCTACCAATGGAACTGGTTTGTGGACTACATGCACAACTACCAGCGGGGGAAATACCCATTGCCGAGCGATGCCAGCCAGTTTAACGAATTTTGGGAGGCGATCGCGGGTCAATGGCGGCGAATTGTCGCAGGCTACAATCTCAAACAGTATGGGATCTCCTTTCTAGTCGATGAAAATCTCGAAGAAGATTTAGAAATGGCGATGCAGTTAATTCAAATTCTGCAAGATGAAGTCGATCCGAATATTTATACCCAAATCGTCTATCTACGCGGTCTCAAAGACGAGCGCGGCCAAGAGATCCAGCGCGGATTGGGAATCGATGATGACGGCTACTTTGTAGACCATATCAACGATCGCATTCCCATACTCTGGAAGATGTATGATTGGTCGGATCTCCAAAATGACATGGCCAAGGTTGGTACGACTCAAGCTCTCACCGCGCGATTGGAAACAGGCGAAGTTAAGATTCTCGAACCTTTGTGGAAGCAAGTTCTGTCTAATAAAGGCGCGCTAGCGATGATGTGGGAGCGGTTTAAAGATACCGACTATCGTCAATATCTGTTGGCAACCTATCTCGATACCGATAACTCTTATGAATCCACACAATTGCTGTTAGGAATGCACGTCAGAAAGCCCATGTTGGGGCTAGAAGGCGTTGCAGTCTCGATCGAAAGTGGATTTGGTTCCCTAGAGCAAAAAGAGTCGTTTGGCTATGGATCAGAGGGGTTTATCATCCAGGAGTATATCGAACTACCCCAAGCCTTTGGCTATTATTATGCGATTGGCAGTTGGTCGATCGATGGCGAAGCCGCAGGGATAATTATTCGGGGCGACACTTCCAAAATTACCGGACGACACTGTTTAATTATTCCCCACATCGTCTCTGACAATGGTTTATACATTCCAGAGTGAGTCAATATATGCTGGGAATTAAACAGATAGATCGATCGACTAGCCTCTCTATTAAAGCATCGAGAATAAAACGAAATATTTGGGATCTAGATACCGTTCTTCCCCTCAGTTATATCCTTGCACCCCAATACATCGAACTAGCACCCTACACAGTTCATACCAATTTCTGCCATCTGCTCAGCCGCGATGTCTACTCCGAAGGCGACGCGCGATCGCTATATGACTACATCCAGTCGCGAGGTAATGAAATGTCTCCAGAATTCCTCGCCATGTTAGATTTCTGGCTGGCAGACGAACTCAAGCACTACGAAGCCTTGCGGCGAACCTATCATTGTATTGCTGGCGTAGACTTTGCCGAAATGAATCGCCACTTTGCCGCTAGAGTCCACGAAATCGAACCGATCGAGATGGTATTAACAGATGAATTTACCATCTTGGTAACGATGATGTTCGACGAGATCGGTTCTGTCTATTCTTACCGCCGCGATCTCTGGGAATATTATCGACATTTTGGAACGGCAATTCAAAAAATCGGCCATCATTTGGTTAGAGATGAAGGAATGCACTTCAATAATGCAGCAGAGTTACTGTTAATAAAACATCCCGATCGATTAGGTGAGGTACCAGAATTACTGGAGCAGATTTCTGCTTTAGAAAAGAGTTTACGAAAGTACCATAAAACCTTTTTTTTAGATCACACACAGGAACAGTATCGATTTCCACCACATTTTAATTCGGTATTGATTCGATTTATTTTGGCACGATTGGGGTTGGGAATACAGCCAGATCGATCGGAGTTACAGGAGCTATGGCAATGGGTTCCCGCTGGATATCAGTTAGTTCCCATTTTTACAGGCGATGGCGATCGTTAATTATGACTAATTTCAAACTTAGCACTCAAACACTAGCTGTTGTAGCCAAGTTCATTACCATTGAAGAAGCTTGGATTTTTCTCACTGATTTTGAGATAAATTTATCATTTGCCACGATTTGTAGCCAAAATTTAGATATCTTTGAATTAGTTTCCTACCCGATCGATTTTTTCCATTTTTAACTATTCTCTCACTTTCACAATATACACAGTTCGTTTCACTCTGGTTCCTACGATGACTCCATTGTAGTAGTCACCCTGTTCCTGTACAGTGACTATATTTGGGTTGAGCTATGATTGATATTGTCGTAATTGTAGTTAGAAAATTGAATAGCATCGAGATCCTATTTTAGTGGCTTTCGTTGGCGTAGCCTATCGGATGTAATCGAATTTTAATGCGTTCACCCTGATTTAGAGATGCCCCTTATGGGTACCCTTAGATTTACAATAAAACTAGCGTCTACGTGTGATGAAAAATGCCAGCCGATCGAGATTAACCATGAGAACGTTGTGAAGTATCGACATTAAATGCTTGTGCTAACACCGTTAACTCTTTAGCTCGAAGCACATAAGGTTCGAGTTGACTTGTTTCCCATCCGGTTAATACTTGCATGGCTTCGATCGACAATCCTCTGATTAGCATCTCTACACACCAAGTCGCTTGAGCTTGTTGGATCGTTGGTGGTTCGCCTGTGGGTGCTAATAGTTCGCTGTTGGATTGTTGCCACAGTTGGTGCAAATCTGCTTCAGTTAAGGCGTTTCCATCTGAATTGATGAATAGAGATGGATGACTATCTTTACGGCTTCTGAGCCATTGTGTGAGGGGATTTTTGAGATACGAGCCATAGCGTTTGCCCAGAATCCATTGATTGACAGGGACTTGACGCGCTGCACCGTGAGTTATTTGCAATAATTGGCGATCGCTACTACTGAGATGATTCGATCGAGTTAAGGAGATAATCTCGTTTGCGCTCAACCCCGCGCCAAATAATACATAAACCAGTGCGTAAGTTTGCAGACTATGTTTTTTGGCTTGCTGAAGGATTTGATGGACAATTGATTCGGGTAAATCTTGCTGAATTATCCGATTTTCGGGCACATTAGTTGCAGTTAATTGACGGCTATTTTCAGCCACTGCACCAGTGACAAATAATGCTACCACTCGATCGAGAAAATCGGATCGATCGCGCCACAAGCCATGAAATTCACTAGTTAATTCGATCGTGGCATAGCCGAACAATAATGTATGCAATAAGCTGGTTAATTGCTCGATCGGTAGTTGCAACTCGGATTGAGATTCGCCGATATTGGTTTTTAAATACTTAGCGACGCGACGATTGGCGCGATCGAAACTGCGTCCCAATCCTTGACGATTTTCGGTGGAATATTGCCCCGACTCACCCACGAGCGATCGAATTACAGCGGGAGTTTGTTCTAATGCTTGGAGGCAGGTAGTGGCATAGGCTCTAAGCATTTCTGCCAAACTACTCGCTGGCGGCAATTCGGTTGTCAAACTTTGTCCCAATTGCGCGAACACATCGGCATCTTCAATTACGGCGAGCAATAGCCCATGTTTATTCCCAAATTGGCGAAATAAGGTGACTTCATTCACCTGTGCTAGTTCGGCAATCTGCTTAGTAGTCGTCTCATTTACCCCCTGGCTGGCAAATAATTCGATCGCTGCCTGGATAATTTTTTGACGGGTCAGATTGCGGGAAGATGGCATGAAGTGTGGGATTGCAGATTGCGAACTGGGGATTGCGGACTGAAACTCGGCTCAAAATGCAAGTGATACTTGCACGATTTCTAAAAGCTTGTTAGGATGTAAATGCAAGCGTTACTTGCAACGCCTCTTTCTACTATACCTAGAATCAGGCATTAGGTATTAGGTATTAGTTATTAGGGGAAATATTCTCAGTCGGGAATTCAGACCTAAAGCCCAAAGCCTAAAACCTCAAAACCAAAGCCTAAAGCCTAAAGCCTAAAGCCTAAAACCTAAAACCTAAAACCTGAAACCTAAATTATGACTGCTAATTTGTTAGAGAAGCGCGAACATAGCTCGCAGCAGCAGGAAACGGCACCATTAAGTTGGACGAACGTCTTCTTTTTTGGCTCTTTTCATCTAATTGCCCTAGCCGCACCGTGGTATTTTAATTGGTCGGCACTAGGAACGGCAATCTTGCTGCATTGGCTGTTCGGATCGATCGGGATTTGTTTGGGCTTTCACCGTTTGCTTACGCATCGCAGCTTCCAGGTACCCAAACCGCTCGAATATGTCTTTGCCACCCTCGGTGCCTTAGCACTTCAAGGCGGCCCGATTTTCTGGGTAGCTGGACATCGCCAGCACCATTTGTACACCGAAGACTGGGACAAAGATCCCTACTCGGCAAAA harbors:
- the chlP gene encoding geranylgeranyl reductase, encoding MVLRVAVVGSGPAGSCAAEVLAKAGIETYLFERKLDNAKPCGGAIPLCMVSEFDLPPEIIDRQVRQMKMISPSNIEVDIGQTLKAGEYIGMCRREVLDGFLRDRAAKLGAKLINGTVHKLEMPGLNTTDPYVIHYADHSNGSLEGEAKTLKVDLVIGADGANSRVAKAMDAGDYNYAIAFQERIRLPEDKMAYYHSLAEMYVGDDVSTDFYAWVFPKYDHVAVGTGTMKVHKASIKQLQAGIRKRAAKKLEGGTIIKVEAHPIPEHPRPRRVVGRCTLVGDAAGYVTKSSGEGIYFAAKSGRMCAEVIVERSERGAKIPTEADLKAYIKQWDKAYGLTYTVLDILQRVFYRSDATREAFVEMCSDLDVQKLTFDSYLYKTVVPANPITQMKITAKTIGSLLRGNALAP
- a CDS encoding VOC family protein, with product MTCEFDHLFICTDLGASVAARLVALGLVEGSANTHPGQGTANRRFFFDNAMLELLWVDNEAAAYSPPIARTRLWERWLNRTNGACPFGICLRPVPSEEGSVAFSSWAYHPPYLPTTVAIAVGTNSENLTEPMLFQISFGQRPDGYIAQKAQPLNHPLGIREITRVELVTPYADRLSPELQTLVETDRIELRSGTEYIIELGFDGEGKGQQLDLRSELPLILSW
- a CDS encoding tRNA dihydrouridine synthase; its protein translation is MKAPLESTAPLTALAPMQDVTDVCFMNAIAAYGCPDYFFTEYFRVHPDSSVDKYILRSITENTTGRPVFAQILGEHIPDLVRIARLLMQYPIAGIDLNMGCPAPRVYRKNVGGGLLKDPDKIDRILGELRAAVDGKLTVKMRIGFEDTSQFDRVLDLIDRHDIDLLSLHGRTVKQMYHGSVDYDLIAHAVKRLRCPVFANGNVSSAASAMAVLSQTQAAGVTIGRAAIRNPWIFRQIREAVAGKEISIVTLAQVREYIDRLHQMQLDKSVPEKSRVSHLKMYLNFIGQSVDAAGVFLRDMRKAQTEAELFGVCDRELLDRAGGIFAPEPYVGLIARPSCEA
- a CDS encoding macro domain-containing protein; this encodes MKLILTAVDESLAEAWTKFCGDLDFVTVHHGSILDVDCDAVVSPANSYGFMDGGIDGVYMWHFGDDIQIRVRRQIFDRHHGEILVGQADVVATENVRIPYLIFAPTMRVPMNLQDTVNPYLAARAIFLLVKDGVFKSGEYTGQKISSRIETIALPGLGTGVGNVCFETCARQVRSAIDDIILEGYRMPKSWAEASERHQLLYTKDPTRLQY
- a CDS encoding leucine-rich repeat domain-containing protein gives rise to the protein MKNLNSIAIAIIVIILLSACQTNADRNRSTPTTFLEWCERKNEFSADIQRTLESVIIDVRNRNWFRISSDCKIVSDKLASQKKLSIDGRKISDLRPLASLTNLTSLSLRFNDELADLQPLSSLKNLEELYLDDNKIVDVRPLANLPKLKNLSLTKGVYSKEVIDIRPLANLVNLRNLNLYNNQMTSLQDLSNLVNLQTLGVSASKVSDLTPLSKLRNLQVLVLPGNKIRDITPLAKLTKLKKIDLLNNQVTNIQSLSKLKSLTSLRLYGNPLTDRRCPLAKADMCEI
- a CDS encoding DUF1190 domain-containing protein; translation: MTKQEDEPRDLQPRKINRNVVYISLAIAAFFALPVAIFIAANGDMTEEEANEPIDLVFYQTTEQCEADTKKQQDEYAASLKKYQAEKDRPGQITPPPTAPMLQTKDCAAQMQAAQEAHNKTAPVYASLADCQAEGVKCETTPAGAPTAGYQPSYGGTYIDPYSSNYTVINTGNTHHRVYETHTVYQSNTPGRLVTSYGREIAQTATGRVTAPRHTSFTAPTRPAGVSGAGTIRGRSSQGFGSSFKSTGRGGK
- a CDS encoding glutathionylspermidine synthase family protein; amino-acid sequence: MRAIKIVRRPNWQQHIQENAYQVDALSDVHQKYWVEALPQPFAIEFDCQEETAIAEATELLWAMCVEFLDWFFTELNAGDVDRRLTALQIRPEYWQAIKNSWERTEPVEDLSLGARFDLAVTTDGQIKLLEINGETPLLGAETVYQWNWFVDYMHNYQRGKYPLPSDASQFNEFWEAIAGQWRRIVAGYNLKQYGISFLVDENLEEDLEMAMQLIQILQDEVDPNIYTQIVYLRGLKDERGQEIQRGLGIDDDGYFVDHINDRIPILWKMYDWSDLQNDMAKVGTTQALTARLETGEVKILEPLWKQVLSNKGALAMMWERFKDTDYRQYLLATYLDTDNSYESTQLLLGMHVRKPMLGLEGVAVSIESGFGSLEQKESFGYGSEGFIIQEYIELPQAFGYYYAIGSWSIDGEAAGIIIRGDTSKITGRHCLIIPHIVSDNGLYIPE
- a CDS encoding TetR family transcriptional regulator, coding for MPSSRNLTRQKIIQAAIELFASQGVNETTTKQIAELAQVNEVTLFRQFGNKHGLLLAVIEDADVFAQLGQSLTTELPPASSLAEMLRAYATTCLQALEQTPAVIRSLVGESGQYSTENRQGLGRSFDRANRRVAKYLKTNIGESQSELQLPIEQLTSLLHTLLFGYATIELTSEFHGLWRDRSDFLDRVVALFVTGAVAENSRQLTATNVPENRIIQQDLPESIVHQILQQAKKHSLQTYALVYVLFGAGLSANEIISLTRSNHLSSSDRQLLQITHGAARQVPVNQWILGKRYGSYLKNPLTQWLRSRKDSHPSLFINSDGNALTEADLHQLWQQSNSELLAPTGEPPTIQQAQATWCVEMLIRGLSIEAMQVLTGWETSQLEPYVLRAKELTVLAQAFNVDTSQRSHG